DNA from Salinibacterium sp. dk2585:
CGGTGAGTGCAATGAGCATGGCGGCAGTGGCGGCCACACCCGTGAATTTCTTGATCAACCCAAACTCCCTTGTTCAGTGATCCCGCGGTGTCGTGTGGTGCGGGCGACATCCGGGTGTCCAGCTCGTTCTGGATGACAGAATGTTAGCGCTCACATTCAGCTCTGGCAACGATGACTTGTCACGGATCGATAACAGCCACAAAGGGCCATAAGTGGTACGGCCGGGACGCATCCTTGCCCGATGTGAGGGTTCTCATTGCGGTCGGTAATGCGGCTTCGCGCGCTGCTCGCAGTCGTAGCTGACAAGCCGTGCGTCAACGCGGTTACCCGAGCGGCGGGGCGAGGTTTCCTGTTGACTGTCGGCATGAGCATCCCTCGCGAGCACTCACTCGACTATCCGCGCCTCGGAGGCACGCTCATCCTGAGCGCGGGCGTCGCGCTCTTCGGATGCTGGTTCACCGGCATGTACGCCATCACGGGTATCGCGTGGCTCGGCGCGGTGGTCGCGATCGTCGCGCTCGTTGCGGCGGTCGTCGGGGTGGTGCTGCTCTTCAGCCGGCGCCGCACCGCCGAACCGCACACGGGTGAGCGGATGCTCGGGCGCGGGCAGCGCGTCGTGCTCGGTGTCGCGGCATCCGCTGCCCTCCTCGTGGTGGTCGCCCTCGGATTCCTGGACGGCTACGTGTGGATGCCCGAAGCACTCATGCCGGGGATGACGGCCGCTGAGATCCGAGCGCGCATGGACGACGCGGGCGAGCTCGGCTCTTCGCTCACGATGCTGGGAATCTGGACGGTGTGCTGGGGCCTCGCGGCGCTTGCCCCGTGTGTGCTCGGCGTCATCGGGCCGGCATGGCTCAGCGCCCGGCGGATGCTCCTGCTCACGTTGGGAATCGTCGCTGCTGCGATCTTCTTCCAGTGGATGGGCACCTTCTCGATGGGCATGGGCGTCGCAGACACCTTCGGTACGAGTGGCGGCCAGTCGTCGTTCTGGGTGTTCTACTCGATGCTCGGCCAGGCATCGCTCATCGCGGTCATAGCGCTGTGGCTGCGACCCTGGACCGGCGGCCCGAGGGCCGCGTAGCGCGGCGGCGTCAGCCGGCCGATTGCGAGAACGCGACCGTCTCATCGACCGGCTGAGACTCGAGCGACACTTCGTCGCTCGAGGTCCAGCGCATAGCGTGTTCGGCTCGAGCGGTTCATCCGTTCCCCCTTCTGCCGACACGTCATGTTTGCACGGATGCCGCGCAACGTCGGAGATTCGGCGACACGCCGCTTGAGGTATCCGCTCGTCGCGGTGTGTCGCCGAATCTCCGACGTTGCAGCGGGTCCCGGCGGGAAGCGCCATGTGGATCGCGACTCGCCTGAAGTGCACCGCGGCAGCGGGGACGTGGGACACAACACTGGGTACAGGAGACAGAGGGAGCGGATATTGGCTAAGGCAACACTTGTCATCGACCGGTCGGCGATCGTCACCCGCATCAACCGGCGTATCTTCGGCTCCTTCGTCGAGCACCTCGGCCGCTGCGTCTACGACGGCATCTATGAGCCGAACCACGCGACCGCGAACGAAGACGGCTTCCGCACCGACGTCATCGAGCTGGTCAAGGAGCTCGGCACCACGACCATTCGCTATCCCGGCGGCAATTTCGTCTCGGGGTACCGCTGGGAAGACGGCATCGGGCCGCGCGATCAGCGCCCCGTGCGGCGGGACCTCGCTTGGCACTCGCTTGAGACCAACCAGGTGGGCGTCGACGAGTTCGCCCGGTGGGCCAAGCTCACGGGCAGCGAGATCATGATGGCCGTCAACCTCGGCACGCGGGGCGTCCTTGAGGCGCTCGACCTGCTCGAGTACGCGAACCACCCCTCCGGCACCCGGCTGAGCGACCTGCGCATCGCCAACGGTGCCGCGGAGCCCTACGACATCCGGATGTGGTGCCTCGGAAACGAGATGGATGGCCCCTGGCAGGTGGGCGCGATGAGCGCCGACGACTACGGCAAGCTCGCCGCCCGCACGGCCGCCGCCATGAAGATGACCCAGAAGGACCTCGAGCTCGTCGTGTGCGGCAGCTCCAGCTCATCCATGCCGACCTTCGGCGAGTGGGAGCGGGTCGTGCTCGAGCACGCCTACGGCCACGTCGACTACGTCTCCTGCCACGCCTACTACCAGGAGCGAGGCGGCGACCTCGGCAGCTACCTCGCCAGCTCGCTCGACATGGAGTACTTCATCTCGACCGTCGTCGCGACCGCCGATCACGTCAAGCACAAGAAGCGCTCCGACAAGACCATGCAGCTCAGCTTCGACGAGTGGAACATCTGGTACCTCGACGAGCACAAGGAGAGCGACGAGGTGAGCGAGACCGAGTGGCCCATCGCGCCACGCCAACTGGAAGACGTCTACTCCGTCGCCGATGCCGTCGTGCTCGGCAACCTGCTCATCACCCTGCTGAAGCACCACGACCGCGTCACGAGCGCATCCCTCGCCCAGCTCGTCAACGTGATCGCACCCATCATGACCGAGCCCGGCGGTGACGTCTGGCGCCAGACGACCTTTTTCCCCTTCTCCGTGACGTCTCGGATGGCGCGGGGCAGCGTCATCCGCCCCGTCATCGCCTCCGACCGCTACGAGACAGCCCTCTACGGCGAAGCGGATGTCGTCGACTCCGTGGCGACCGTCGATGACGATGGTGCGGCATCCGTCTTCCTCGTCAACCGCAGCACGAGCGAGCCCGCCACCATCACGATCGACGTGCGCGACCTCGGCGTGAACCGGGTGACCGAAGCCCAGGTGCTCCACGACGACGACGTCTACGCCAAGAACACGCTCGCGCAGCAGGACCGCGTCGGGCTGCGGGCGCTCGAGGAGGTCTTCCTCGATGGCGACACCCTCACCGTGACCCTTCCGCCCGTGTCGTGGGCCGCCATCGGCGTCGCGTGATTCAGCGCGCAGCCATCGCGTGATTGATGGCTGGCCGAGCGTTCGCTGAACACCCGAGAGGCGCGGGCGGTGAAGACTGGGGGCATGTCTATGGACCACGATGACGAGATCAAGAGCCTGGTGAAGCGTGTGGGCGACGCGGTGGACGACCGTGTCGTGGCGTGCGCCGAGTCACTGACGTCGGGTCAGATCGCGACAGCACTCGGTGCAGGGGAGTCGTCGTCCGAGTGGTTCCGCGGCGGCGTCGTCGCCTACCAGCGTGAGACCAAGTACCGCGTGCTGGGCGTGACGCCGGGGCCCGTCGTCAGCGAGAGCGCGGCGGCCGAGATGGCGCGCGGAGTGGCCGAGGCGACCGGCGCCGACCTGGCGGTCGCCGTGACGGGTGTGGGCGGTCCAGACGAGCAGGACGGGCAGCCCGTCGGCACCGTCTTCATCGGCATCTTCGGGCCGAACGGGGAGCGCGTCGAGCACTACCGCTTCGAGGGTGAGCCCGTCGAGATCGTGCGAGCGACCGTCGTGCAGGCACTCCTGCTGCTGGCGGAGACGATCGAGGCAGACGCACGAGCCGTATGACCGGCCACAACTGGGCGGGCAACCTGCGCTACTCGGCGACCCGGCTGCACGAACCCTCGACCGTCGACGAGGTGAGGCGCATCGTCGACGCGGCCGAGCGCATCCGTGCCCTCGGCACACGCCACTCCTTCAACACCGTGGCCGACACGCGGCACGAACTCCTCTCCACGGCATCACTCGCGGGCACTGTCACGATCGATGCCGACGCGCGCACCGTCACGGCGCCCGCCGGCATGCGCTACGGCGATCTCGCCCAGACGCTCGAAGCGGAAGGGTGGGCGCTCGGCAATCTCGCCTCCCTCCCACACATCTCCCTCGGCGGGGCCATCGCGACCGGCACTCACGGCTCGGGTGACCGCACCGGCAACCTCGCCTCCGCCGTGGCCGCGCTCGACCTCGTGACGGCCGACGGCTCGCTCCTCACACTTCGCCGCGGTGACCCCGACTTCGACGGCGCCGTCGTCTCGCTCGGCGCGCTCGGCATCGTGACCGCCGTCGCCCTCGACATCGAACCGAGCTACGAGATCGAGCAGCACGTCATCGAGCGGATGCCACTGGCCGCCGCCCTCGATGGCCTCGAGGCCGTGACCTCCGCCGCCTACAGCGTGAGCCTCTTCACAACCTGGCAGGACCCAGAGGCGATCGGCCAAGCCTGGTTCAAGCGCAGGCCCGACCGTGACGCGCCCCTGCCCACCTTCGGTGGCGTGCTGGCCGATGGGGAGCGGCATCCGCTGCCCGGCGTCTCGCCCGTCAACTGCACCCCGCAACTCGGCACGCCGGGACGCTGGCTCGACCGGCTGCCGCACTTCAGGCTCGCGTTCACGCCCTCCAATGGGGACGAGCTGCAGAGCGAATACCTCGTGCCCCGCGCGCACGCCGCCGACGCGATCCGCGCCGTCCGTTCGCTCGCCGACCGCATCGCGCCCCTCCTGCTGGTCGCCGAGATGCGCACGGTCGCGGCGGACGCACTGTGGCTGAGCCCGGCCTACGGATGCGACGTGCTCGGCCTGCACTTCACCTGGCAGCCGCGCCAGCCCGAGGTCGAGGCGCTGCTGCCGACGCTCGAGGATGCGCTCGCCCCCTTCGCGCCGCGGCCGCACTGGGGCAAGCTCTTCGCGGCGGGCGACGTGTCGGGCCGTTACCCCCGCGCGGCCGCCTTCGCGGCGCTGCGCGCGCGGCTCGACCCCTCAGGCAAGTTCGGCAACGAGTTCCTCGAACGGCACCTGCCCCGCGACTGACCCCGCCCCAACCCGATGAGTGGCCAAACTTTCGGCTTCCCGGGGCGCGTTGGCCGAAAGTTTGGCCACTCGGGGCCGGGATGCTCGTGCCTCAGACCGTCTGGGCCGCCGCATCCCGCGCCCGGGCGTAGCGCTCGCGGATCTCAGGCCGGTGGTCGACCGCGAGTTCGCTCGCCAACGCGACGGGCCACTCGGGGCGTACCCCCGTGAGCGCCCACGCTGCCTGGCGCGCCATACCGTCGGCGACGTACTCGCCCGCGACGGGCACCGTGACCGGCACACCGAAGACCTGCGCCGCAATCGCCTGCACGGCCGGGTTGCCGGCCGCCCCGCCGATGAGCAGCACGCGCTCCGCCGTGACCCCCTGCGCGAGCACGGCATCGAGCCCGTCGGCGAGGCCGCAGAGCATGCCCTCGACCGCGGCACGCGCGAGCGCGGGTCGGGTCGTCGTGCCGAGCGTGAGCCCGCTCAGGGTCGCCGTCGCGTTGGGCAGATTCGGGGTGCGTTCGCCCTCGAACCAGGGCACGAGCACGGGGCCGGATGCCGCATCCGCCTGCAGCGCGAGGGCCCCGAGTTCCGCGTGGTCGACGCCGAGGAGCCCCGCGATCGCGTCGAGCACGCGCGCGGCGTTGAGGGTGGCGACGAGGGGAAGGAACTCGCCCGTGGCATCCGCGAAGCCTGCCACCGTGCCGGTCTCGTCGGCGACGGCCGTGGGAGAGACCGCGAAGACCGTGCCGCTCGTGCCGAGCGAGACGACGACGTCACCGGGTCGCGCGTCGAGGCCGAGCGCGGCGGCGGCGTTGTCGCCAGCGCCGGCACCCACGATGAGCGACTCGGGCAACGGAAATTCAGGAATCTGCGCTGCCACCTGCCTCGAATCATGCGCGGCAAGCACCGAGGGAAGCGTGATTCCTGAGTTTCCGAGGGCGACGGCCAGCAGCTCGCGGTCATAGTCGCCGCGCGCGGGGTCGAAGTAGCCCGTCCCACTCGCGTCGGAGCGGTCGGTCACGAGTTCGTCGAGCTGCGGGTTCTCGGGCCCGAAGCCGCGCAGGCGCCACGTCAGCCAGTCGTGGGGGAGCGCGACGGCCGCGACCCGCGCCGCATTCTCGGGCTCGGCATCCCGCAGCCAGCGCAGCTTGGTCGACGTGAAGGAGGCGACGGGCACACTCCCCGTGCGGGCCGCGAGTTCGGCATCGCCGAGCTCCGAGCGCAGCGCGAGGGCCGCGTCGGCGCTTCGGGTGTCGTTCCAGAGCAGGGCAGGGCGGATGACGCGGCCCCCGGCGTCGAGCGCCACGAGACCGTGCTGCTGGCCGCCGATCGAGATCGCCGCGACATCCGCGAGTCCACCGGCCGCCGTGATGGCCTGCCGCAGGGCGAGCCACCAGGCTTCGGGGTCGACCTCCGTGCCGTCCGGGTGGGGTGCCCGGCCGTAGCGTTTCAGCGCGCCCGTCTTGGCGTCACGGATGACGACTTTGCAGCTCTGGGTCGACGAGTCGACTCCTGCGACGAGCATCCCTAGTGCGCTCCAAGGAGGTGCTCGGTCGCGAGCTGCTGCAGGCGCACGAAGCCGAAGCCCTTGCCGTTGAAGTAGGCGTCGGCGTCGAAGTCCTCGAAGGCGCTGCGGTCGGCGATGAGGTCGTCGTAGCTCTCCCCGGAACCGAGCGTCGGCTGCGCGAGCTCGGTCACCCGCGCGGCCTCGAGCGCTTCCTGCACCTCGGGGTCGGCGCGGAAGGCCGCGGCGCGCTCCTTGAGCAGGAGGTAGGTGCGCATGTTGGCCGCGGCGGACTCCCAGACGCCCGTCTCGTCTTCGGTGCGGGAGGGCTTGTAGTCGAAGTGGCGCGGGCCGTCATAGGCGGGGCCGCCGCCGGGGCCACCGTTCTCGAGCAGGTCGACGAGGGCGAAGGCGTTATGCAGGTCGCCGTGGCCGAAGACGAGGTCCTGGTCGTACTTGATGCCGCGCTGCCCGTTGAGGTCGATGTGGAAGAGCTTGCCGCAGTCGAGCGCCTGGGCGATGCCGGCCGCGAAGTTGAGGCCGGCCATCTGCTCGTGCCCGACTTCAGGGTTGACGCCGACGAGCTCTGGCCGCTCGAGCGTGTTGATGAACGCGATCGCGTGCCCGACCGTGGGCAGCAGGATGTCGCCACGGGGCTCGTTGGGCTTCGGCTCGATCGCGAAGCGGATGTCGTAGCCCTTGTCGGTCACGTAGTCACCAAGCAGGTTGACGGCTTCGCGGTAGCGCTCGAGCGCGGCACGGATGTCCTTGGCCGAGTCGTATTCGGCTCCTTCGCGTCCACCCCACATGACGAAGGTCTTGGCGCCGAGCTCGGCGGCGAGGTCGACGTTGCGCAGCACCTTGCGGAGGGCGAAGCGGCGCACGGCGCGGTCGTTGGAGGTGAAGCCGCCGTCCTTGAAGACGGGGGCAGAGAAGAGGTTGGTCGTGACCATGGGCACGATGATCCCCGTGTCGGCGAGCACCTGCTTCAGGCGGTCGATCTGGTTCTGGCGCTCGGCATCCGTCGATCCGAAAGCGAAGAGGTCGTCGTCGTGGAAGGTGAGCCCGTATGCGCCGAGTTCCTTGAGTTTTTCGACGACGTGCACGACGTCGAGCGCGGCCCGGGTGGGGCCGCCGAAGGGGTCTGCCCCGTTGTAGCCGACGGTCCAGAGGCCGAAGGAGAACTTGTCCGCGGGGGTGGGCGTCGTTGCCATTGCTGCTCCTCAGTCGAGAATTGTTGTGGTTCCAAACTTATCGCACGGCGCGCGGACTTTCCAGCCGTTCGAGACTTTCGAAGAATCTGCCGAAACTCCAGTATCGTGTCGACATGTCAACACCCTCCGCGGCGCGCGTCACGCTCGCCGAGCTCGCGGCCGAGGCCGGGGTCTCCATCGCGACCGCCTCGAAAGTGCTCAACGGACGAGCGGATGTCGCGGCCTCCACCAGGCGCCGCGTCGAGACGCTCCTCGACCAGCACGGCTACCAACGCCGCCAGGGGGCGCAGGCGTCTTCGCGGCTCGTCGAGCTCGTCTTCCACGAGCTCGAGTCCGCCTGGTCGATGGAGGTCATCCGCGGGGTGGAGGACGTCGCGGGCGAACACGGCATGAGCGTCGTGCTGACCGAGAGCGGCACCCGTCACGCGCCCGGCGATGACTGGCTGGAGGGTGTGCTGAGTCGGCGCCCCGTCGCGGTCGTGCTCGTGTTCTCCGACCTGCCTGCGCCGATGCGGGCCGCGCTGCGCACCCGCTCGATCCCCTTCGTGATCGTCGACCCGGCCGGCGATCCCTCGCCCGAGGTCCCCGCGGTCGGCAGCGCGAATTGGGCTGGTGGCCTTGCCGCGGTGCGTCACCTGATCGACCTGGGGCACACGAGGATCGCGGCGATCACGGGCCCAGAAGACATGATGTGTTCGCTCGCCCGCATCGATGGCTACCGCTCGGCCATGAACGCGGCCGGCCTGCCGGTGAAGGAGGAGTGGATCCGCTTCGGCGACTTCCACCGCTCAGGGGGCGCCCGCCACGCGGCCGACCTCCTCGCCCTGCCGGAGCCGCCGACGGCGATCTTCGCCGGGAGCGACCTGCAGGCGCTCGGCGTGCTCGAGACGGCCAGGTCGCTGGGCCTCAGGGTGCCCGACGACCTCTCCCTCGTCGGCTACGACGACATCCCGCTCGCCAACTGGGTGAGCCCACGCCTCACGACCGTGCATCAACCGCTCCGCCAGATGGGCAGCGAGGCGACGCGGCTCGCGATCAGGCTCTCCCAGGGGGAGATCGTCGGTGGCACGCCACGAATGGACCTGGCGACGAGCCTCGTCGTGCGCGAGAGCACTGCCGCCCTCGTCGCCTGAGCCAACGGTGCTGTGCGGGTCCGGCAGCGCCCGTGTGCTCTCGGGTGCACACCGCTACCGGACCCGCACGTGCCCGCCCGCCGTCATCGGGGGTCGAGCGGGCTCACCTCCACCCGCGGGTGGAGAGCGCGGGTGTGATCGACGACCCGCACGGCGCCCGTGAGGGTCACGCGCTGGGTCAGGGGGATCTCGCCGGCCGAGTGCCCGAAGCCGAGCTCGATCACCCCCGGCTCGACGATGCGTGCGCCGTCCCGTCCGGGGAAGGAGGCGAGGTCGGCCGGCACAGTGAAGGCGACGCGAGCGCTCTCGCCCGCATCCAGCTCGACCCGCGCGTAGCCGATGAGACGCTGCACGGGCCGCACGACGGTCGCGACGGGGTCGTGCAGGTACAGCTGCACGACGTCGGCACCGGCTCGCGCCCCCGTGTTCTCAACGATGATCGAGACTGTGACGTCGCCGTCGCTCGTCATCTGCGCGTCGGATGCCTCGAGCGAGGTCCACTCGAAGTTCGAGTAGCCGAGGCCGTGCCCGAACCAGAACGCCGGGGTCGGGTCGATGTTGGAGACCCCGCTGGGCCGGGCGAGGGGCGAGGCAAGGTAGGTCGTCGGCTGCGCGCCGGGCTGGGCGGGCACGCTGACGGGGAGGCGCCCGCTGGGGTTGATGCGTCCGCTGAGCACGCCGGCGATGGCCGGGGTGCCCTCCTCGCCAGGGAAGAACGACTGCACGATCGCGGCCGCGCGCGACACGGCTGAGCCGAGCGCATAGGGGCGCCCCGCGAGCAGCGTCACGACGGTCGGAGTGCCGCTGTCGAGCACGGCGTCGACGAGCACCTGCTGTGCTCCCGGCAGCTCGAGCGAGGGGGCGTCGCATCCCTCGCCGCTCGTGCCGCGGCCGAAGAGCCCGGCCCGGTCGCCGAGGGCAAGGATCACGACGTCGGCGTTCCGCGCGGCCTCGACCGCGGCGGCGATGCCGTCGGTCTCGCCACCGTCGACACTGGTGCCCTCCGCATGCTCGATCTCGGCATCCGGGAACTCTGCCCGAAGGGAATCGAGCAGGGTCGGCAACTCGATGCCGATGGGGAACTCCGGATGCCGCACGCCCACATGGCTCGGGAAGGAATAGCAGCCGAGCACCGCGTAGGGGTCGTGCGCGTTCGGCCCGATGACGGCGATG
Protein-coding regions in this window:
- a CDS encoding alpha-N-arabinofuranosidase, whose product is MAKATLVIDRSAIVTRINRRIFGSFVEHLGRCVYDGIYEPNHATANEDGFRTDVIELVKELGTTTIRYPGGNFVSGYRWEDGIGPRDQRPVRRDLAWHSLETNQVGVDEFARWAKLTGSEIMMAVNLGTRGVLEALDLLEYANHPSGTRLSDLRIANGAAEPYDIRMWCLGNEMDGPWQVGAMSADDYGKLAARTAAAMKMTQKDLELVVCGSSSSSMPTFGEWERVVLEHAYGHVDYVSCHAYYQERGGDLGSYLASSLDMEYFISTVVATADHVKHKKRSDKTMQLSFDEWNIWYLDEHKESDEVSETEWPIAPRQLEDVYSVADAVVLGNLLITLLKHHDRVTSASLAQLVNVIAPIMTEPGGDVWRQTTFFPFSVTSRMARGSVIRPVIASDRYETALYGEADVVDSVATVDDDGAASVFLVNRSTSEPATITIDVRDLGVNRVTEAQVLHDDDVYAKNTLAQQDRVGLRALEEVFLDGDTLTVTLPPVSWAAIGVA
- a CDS encoding CinA family protein codes for the protein MSMDHDDEIKSLVKRVGDAVDDRVVACAESLTSGQIATALGAGESSSEWFRGGVVAYQRETKYRVLGVTPGPVVSESAAAEMARGVAEATGADLAVAVTGVGGPDEQDGQPVGTVFIGIFGPNGERVEHYRFEGEPVEIVRATVVQALLLLAETIEADARAV
- a CDS encoding FAD-binding protein, encoding MTGHNWAGNLRYSATRLHEPSTVDEVRRIVDAAERIRALGTRHSFNTVADTRHELLSTASLAGTVTIDADARTVTAPAGMRYGDLAQTLEAEGWALGNLASLPHISLGGAIATGTHGSGDRTGNLASAVAALDLVTADGSLLTLRRGDPDFDGAVVSLGALGIVTAVALDIEPSYEIEQHVIERMPLAAALDGLEAVTSAAYSVSLFTTWQDPEAIGQAWFKRRPDRDAPLPTFGGVLADGERHPLPGVSPVNCTPQLGTPGRWLDRLPHFRLAFTPSNGDELQSEYLVPRAHAADAIRAVRSLADRIAPLLLVAEMRTVAADALWLSPAYGCDVLGLHFTWQPRQPEVEALLPTLEDALAPFAPRPHWGKLFAAGDVSGRYPRAAAFAALRARLDPSGKFGNEFLERHLPRD
- a CDS encoding xylulokinase, producing MLVAGVDSSTQSCKVVIRDAKTGALKRYGRAPHPDGTEVDPEAWWLALRQAITAAGGLADVAAISIGGQQHGLVALDAGGRVIRPALLWNDTRSADAALALRSELGDAELAARTGSVPVASFTSTKLRWLRDAEPENAARVAAVALPHDWLTWRLRGFGPENPQLDELVTDRSDASGTGYFDPARGDYDRELLAVALGNSGITLPSVLAAHDSRQVAAQIPEFPLPESLIVGAGAGDNAAAALGLDARPGDVVVSLGTSGTVFAVSPTAVADETGTVAGFADATGEFLPLVATLNAARVLDAIAGLLGVDHAELGALALQADAASGPVLVPWFEGERTPNLPNATATLSGLTLGTTTRPALARAAVEGMLCGLADGLDAVLAQGVTAERVLLIGGAAGNPAVQAIAAQVFGVPVTVPVAGEYVADGMARQAAWALTGVRPEWPVALASELAVDHRPEIRERYARARDAAAQTV
- the xylA gene encoding xylose isomerase, whose protein sequence is MATTPTPADKFSFGLWTVGYNGADPFGGPTRAALDVVHVVEKLKELGAYGLTFHDDDLFAFGSTDAERQNQIDRLKQVLADTGIIVPMVTTNLFSAPVFKDGGFTSNDRAVRRFALRKVLRNVDLAAELGAKTFVMWGGREGAEYDSAKDIRAALERYREAVNLLGDYVTDKGYDIRFAIEPKPNEPRGDILLPTVGHAIAFINTLERPELVGVNPEVGHEQMAGLNFAAGIAQALDCGKLFHIDLNGQRGIKYDQDLVFGHGDLHNAFALVDLLENGGPGGGPAYDGPRHFDYKPSRTEDETGVWESAAANMRTYLLLKERAAAFRADPEVQEALEAARVTELAQPTLGSGESYDDLIADRSAFEDFDADAYFNGKGFGFVRLQQLATEHLLGAH
- a CDS encoding LacI family DNA-binding transcriptional regulator yields the protein MSTPSAARVTLAELAAEAGVSIATASKVLNGRADVAASTRRRVETLLDQHGYQRRQGAQASSRLVELVFHELESAWSMEVIRGVEDVAGEHGMSVVLTESGTRHAPGDDWLEGVLSRRPVAVVLVFSDLPAPMRAALRTRSIPFVIVDPAGDPSPEVPAVGSANWAGGLAAVRHLIDLGHTRIAAITGPEDMMCSLARIDGYRSAMNAAGLPVKEEWIRFGDFHRSGGARHAADLLALPEPPTAIFAGSDLQALGVLETARSLGLRVPDDLSLVGYDDIPLANWVSPRLTTVHQPLRQMGSEATRLAIRLSQGEIVGGTPRMDLATSLVVRESTAALVA